From the genome of Geothrix sp. 21YS21S-4, one region includes:
- a CDS encoding response regulator transcription factor — MTHILVVEDEPSLCQLLVNNLGFEGYSVEAVGDGLPALAAQAAHPADLIVLDLMLPQLDGFAVLRALRERRDEVPVLLLTARGEEADRVQGLSLGADDYLVKPFSVLELMARVKAILRRTRPVDRPPLLRSGPFRFDLPRLEARREERALDLTPREFRLLEILITHAGRTHSRKELLQLAWEADARPTARTVDVHIANLRRKLGEDQGASWIATVGGEGYRWVAPVEIQPV; from the coding sequence GTGACCCACATCCTCGTGGTAGAGGACGAACCCTCCCTCTGCCAGCTCCTCGTCAACAACCTGGGCTTTGAAGGCTATTCCGTGGAGGCGGTGGGGGACGGTCTGCCCGCCCTGGCGGCGCAGGCGGCGCATCCGGCCGACCTGATCGTCCTCGACCTGATGCTGCCCCAGCTCGACGGATTCGCGGTGCTTCGCGCCCTGCGGGAGCGCCGGGACGAGGTGCCGGTCCTGCTGCTCACCGCCCGCGGCGAGGAAGCGGATCGCGTGCAAGGCCTGAGCTTGGGCGCGGACGACTACCTGGTGAAGCCGTTCTCGGTGCTCGAACTGATGGCCCGCGTGAAGGCCATCCTCCGCCGTACGCGCCCCGTGGACCGCCCGCCCCTGCTGCGGTCCGGTCCCTTCCGCTTCGACCTGCCGCGGCTGGAGGCCCGGCGGGAGGAGCGCGCCCTGGACCTCACGCCCCGGGAATTCCGCCTGCTGGAGATCCTCATCACCCACGCGGGCCGCACGCACAGCCGGAAGGAACTGCTCCAGCTCGCGTGGGAGGCCGACGCGCGGCCCACCGCCCGCACCGTGGACGTCCACATCGCCAACCTCCGCCGCAAGCTGGGCGAGGACCAGGGCGCGTCGTGGATCGCCACCGTGGGCGGCGAGGGCTACCGCTGGGTCGCGCCCGTGGAGATCCAGCCCGTCTGA
- a CDS encoding thioesterase family protein, with protein sequence MPFSHPIEVRFSDLDAMGHVNNAVVVSFMEQARFQWWRAFLGGRKFQEEGFLIARAEVDYRMPILLGDDVRVELHCTKVGNSSFELTYRLTKGLGGDLFAEGKTVQVMLDFATQRPKPLAPTTRAWLEAQD encoded by the coding sequence ATGCCCTTCTCCCATCCCATCGAAGTGCGATTCAGCGACCTGGATGCCATGGGTCACGTGAACAACGCCGTGGTGGTGAGCTTCATGGAGCAGGCGCGGTTCCAGTGGTGGCGCGCCTTCCTCGGCGGGCGGAAGTTCCAGGAGGAGGGCTTTCTCATCGCGCGGGCCGAAGTGGACTACCGGATGCCCATCCTCCTCGGCGACGACGTGCGGGTGGAGCTGCACTGCACGAAGGTGGGGAACAGCTCCTTCGAACTGACCTACCGCCTGACCAAGGGCCTGGGCGGCGACCTGTTCGCCGAGGGGAAGACCGTCCAGGTGATGCTGGACTTCGCCACCCAGCGGCCCAAGCCCCTCGCGCCCACGACCCGGGCCTGGCTGGAAGCCCAGGACTGA
- a CDS encoding 3-deoxy-7-phosphoheptulonate synthase class II has product MTPWNPHSWQRFPAQQQPAYDDPSELEAALARLRRLPPLVVPEEVERLRGLLADAASGRRFLLQGGDCAEQFKDCTPEAIEGKLRVLLQMSVVLAHGGRRPVVRIGRIAGQFAKPRSKPTETVQGRELPSYRGDLVNGLEASEAARRADPGRLLEAYFHASATLNHLRALAAGGFADLHHPERWELPGETGSVPAYRRTLDQVRESLDFLEALGGVQREALERIDFFTSHEALLLPYEEALTRWVGGASAYYNLGAHTLWIGERTRQLDGAHVEYLRGIRNPLGVKVGPSATPEHLADLLAKLDPDREPGRLTLITRFGAAKIQEALPPLLKAVQATGHPVLWSCDPMHGNGVSVQVGLSPEQEAEGHRAKGVAQRASRTMREVKTRDFGAILSELRQAFEIHRAHRSHLGGVHIELTGEPVTECTGGSENLSEADLAKAYETGCDPRLNGTQSLEMAFLIAEMMRG; this is encoded by the coding sequence ATGACGCCCTGGAACCCCCACAGCTGGCAGCGCTTCCCGGCCCAGCAGCAGCCGGCCTACGACGATCCCTCCGAGCTGGAGGCCGCCCTGGCGCGGCTCCGCCGGCTGCCACCCCTGGTGGTGCCCGAGGAGGTGGAGCGGCTGCGCGGCCTGCTGGCGGACGCCGCCTCGGGCCGGCGCTTCCTGCTCCAGGGCGGGGACTGCGCCGAGCAGTTCAAGGACTGCACGCCGGAAGCCATCGAGGGCAAGCTCCGCGTCCTGCTCCAGATGTCCGTGGTCCTCGCCCACGGCGGCCGCCGGCCCGTGGTGCGGATCGGGCGCATCGCCGGCCAGTTCGCCAAGCCCCGCAGCAAGCCCACGGAAACGGTCCAGGGACGGGAACTCCCCAGCTACCGCGGCGATCTGGTCAACGGGTTGGAGGCCAGCGAGGCCGCGCGGCGGGCGGATCCCGGCCGGCTGCTGGAGGCCTACTTCCACGCCTCGGCCACCCTCAACCACCTGCGCGCCCTCGCCGCGGGCGGGTTCGCGGACCTGCACCACCCCGAGCGCTGGGAGCTGCCCGGCGAAACGGGAAGCGTCCCCGCCTACCGCCGAACCCTCGACCAAGTGCGCGAATCCCTGGATTTCCTGGAGGCCCTGGGCGGCGTCCAGCGAGAGGCTCTGGAGCGCATCGACTTCTTCACCAGCCACGAAGCCCTGCTCCTGCCCTACGAAGAGGCCCTCACCCGCTGGGTGGGCGGGGCGTCCGCCTACTACAACCTGGGCGCCCACACCCTGTGGATCGGTGAGCGCACGCGGCAGTTGGACGGCGCCCACGTCGAGTACTTGCGCGGCATCCGCAACCCCCTCGGCGTGAAAGTCGGCCCCAGCGCCACGCCGGAACACCTCGCCGACCTGCTGGCGAAGCTCGACCCTGACCGCGAACCCGGCCGCCTCACGCTCATCACCCGCTTTGGCGCCGCGAAGATTCAGGAAGCCCTTCCGCCCCTGCTGAAGGCCGTCCAGGCCACCGGCCACCCCGTCCTGTGGAGCTGCGACCCCATGCACGGCAACGGCGTCAGCGTCCAGGTGGGGCTCAGCCCGGAGCAGGAGGCGGAGGGCCACCGCGCCAAAGGCGTGGCCCAAAGGGCCTCGCGCACGATGCGCGAGGTGAAGACCCGCGACTTCGGCGCCATCCTGTCCGAACTGCGCCAGGCCTTCGAGATCCACCGCGCCCACCGCTCCCACCTGGGCGGCGTCCACATCGAACTCACCGGCGAACCCGTCACCGAATGCACAGGCGGCAGCGAAAACCTCTCCGAAGCCGACCTCGCCAAAGCCTACGAAACGGGGTGCGATCCGAGGCTGAATGGAACGCAGAGTTTGGAGATGGCGTTTTTGATTGCGGAGATGATGCGGGGGTGA
- a CDS encoding CPBP family intramembrane glutamic endopeptidase has product MTSVRPGPWDPDRRWADPLITFLGLAALLASLLVLRGRHQVQAAPLDHASLQGRLVEMAVGGAQALGKTPVPWRTAETQATEPWDQAVLAVLMAEGGDRESARRLAQVPKGAIGDWYRRAFAAAYDGAPLPGRGVRQEVQRRLGNGYAANLLEARLEDREGSGEARRTAARKALRARFAGFAALGSLLTVLTLGGVAAGIHLWVTRKRPPLRPLPAWHLSERAAALIFLLWFLAFFASGNLAVLLLAPWPSLRWVVLPLASLAHAVVGIALLARAEGASFGELWRRVAPAPTAKDLSWGAAGLALAVALVTAAALLASLILPPEQNPQRELQELLRGLSGWAPTLAMFAVVAGLAPVFEEFFFRGFILPVVARRGGLGLALVGSALLFAAIHLQPAGLPALGTLGFVLGLAFWRTGSLWPAILIHACWNGTLFCVMRALA; this is encoded by the coding sequence ATGACGTCCGTCCGACCCGGCCCCTGGGATCCCGACCGCCGCTGGGCGGATCCGCTCATCACGTTCCTCGGCCTCGCGGCCCTGCTCGCGTCCCTGCTGGTCCTGCGGGGACGCCACCAGGTCCAGGCCGCGCCCCTGGACCATGCGAGCCTCCAGGGGCGGCTGGTAGAAATGGCCGTGGGAGGCGCCCAGGCGCTGGGAAAGACGCCGGTTCCCTGGCGGACCGCGGAAACCCAGGCCACCGAACCCTGGGATCAGGCGGTGCTGGCGGTCCTGATGGCCGAAGGCGGCGACCGGGAAAGCGCCCGGAGGCTGGCCCAGGTGCCGAAAGGAGCGATCGGGGATTGGTACCGGAGGGCCTTCGCCGCGGCCTACGACGGCGCGCCGCTGCCGGGGCGCGGGGTCCGGCAGGAGGTCCAGCGGCGCCTGGGGAACGGCTATGCCGCGAACCTGCTGGAGGCCCGCCTGGAGGATCGGGAGGGCTCCGGCGAGGCGCGGCGCACGGCAGCCCGGAAGGCCCTGCGCGCTCGGTTCGCGGGATTCGCGGCGCTGGGGTCGTTGCTGACGGTCCTCACGCTGGGAGGCGTCGCCGCCGGCATCCACCTGTGGGTCACCCGCAAGCGGCCGCCTCTCCGCCCCCTGCCCGCCTGGCACCTGTCGGAGCGGGCCGCGGCCCTGATCTTCCTCCTCTGGTTCCTCGCCTTCTTCGCCTCGGGAAACCTGGCGGTCCTCCTTCTGGCGCCGTGGCCCTCCCTCCGCTGGGTGGTCCTGCCCCTGGCCTCCCTCGCCCATGCCGTGGTCGGGATCGCCCTGCTGGCGCGGGCCGAAGGCGCGTCCTTCGGCGAGCTGTGGCGCCGGGTGGCGCCCGCGCCCACGGCCAAGGATCTTAGCTGGGGCGCGGCCGGGCTCGCCCTGGCGGTGGCCCTGGTGACGGCGGCGGCCCTCCTCGCGTCGCTGATCCTCCCGCCCGAGCAGAACCCCCAGCGGGAGTTGCAGGAACTGCTGCGGGGGCTGTCGGGCTGGGCGCCGACGCTCGCCATGTTCGCGGTGGTGGCGGGGCTGGCGCCGGTCTTCGAGGAGTTCTTCTTCCGGGGGTTCATCCTGCCCGTGGTGGCGCGGCGGGGCGGCCTGGGGCTCGCGCTGGTCGGATCGGCCCTCCTCTTCGCCGCCATCCACCTCCAGCCCGCGGGCCTGCCCGCGCTGGGGACCCTGGGCTTCGTCCTCGGCCTCGCCTTCTGGCGCACGGGCAGCCTGTGGCCCGCGATCCTGATCCACGCCTGCTGGAACGGGACCCTCTTTTGCGTGATGCGGGCGCTGGCCTGA
- a CDS encoding serine/threonine-protein kinase, with product MADPRTIGRYQILRPIGQGGMGTVYLAEDPLLKRRVAIKVVRVGGTARQQAMLRFRREAEISAQLNHPNLVTVFDVGVEEDLGPFLAMEYVEGKSLGRHIKDRDLDSEASARVLIQAMRALRAAHRRAIVHRDVKPDNILLSEEGRAKLMDFGIARSLGHMSVLPETPLDEPLLLTEGPTTQAQTLALRLTASGDFLGSPAYAPPEVLKGGEGTPASDRYSFAATAFELLTGQLPHPGEGLTAIILHILQEPPALPPDMPPRLGAAFQRALASDPDDRHTSLPEFMEELIDALPGPASMRARLFALLAHEEDGNPGLSTARFRIPEADRAEEAVAGTQTTQGFSRQTQAQPARITLAEDPVETYLAARPPVQATPPPPRTDWFRILKWVALVFILLQLFWWLAPALARLNLKG from the coding sequence ATGGCGGATCCACGAACCATCGGTCGGTACCAGATCCTCCGGCCCATTGGCCAGGGGGGGATGGGGACCGTCTACCTGGCGGAGGATCCTCTCCTCAAGCGGCGGGTCGCCATCAAGGTGGTGCGGGTCGGCGGGACCGCCCGGCAGCAGGCCATGCTCCGGTTCCGGCGGGAAGCGGAGATCAGCGCCCAGCTGAATCACCCCAACCTGGTGACCGTGTTCGACGTGGGCGTGGAGGAGGATCTCGGCCCCTTCCTGGCCATGGAATACGTCGAAGGCAAGAGCCTGGGGCGGCACATCAAGGACCGGGACCTGGATTCCGAGGCCAGCGCCCGCGTCCTGATCCAGGCCATGCGCGCCCTCCGCGCCGCCCATCGCCGGGCCATCGTCCACCGGGACGTCAAGCCCGACAACATCCTGCTCAGCGAGGAGGGCCGGGCCAAGCTGATGGACTTCGGAATCGCGCGGTCCCTGGGCCACATGAGCGTGCTGCCGGAGACGCCTTTGGACGAGCCGCTCCTGCTGACGGAAGGCCCCACGACCCAGGCCCAGACCCTGGCCCTGCGGCTCACCGCCAGCGGGGATTTCCTGGGGTCGCCGGCCTACGCGCCTCCCGAAGTGCTGAAGGGCGGCGAAGGCACCCCCGCCTCCGACCGCTACAGCTTCGCCGCCACCGCCTTCGAGCTGCTCACCGGCCAACTGCCCCATCCCGGCGAGGGCCTGACGGCCATCATCCTGCACATCCTGCAGGAGCCCCCGGCCCTTCCGCCGGACATGCCGCCGCGCTTGGGCGCCGCGTTCCAGCGCGCGCTCGCGTCGGATCCCGACGACCGCCACACCAGCCTTCCGGAGTTCATGGAGGAGCTGATCGACGCCCTGCCGGGGCCCGCCAGCATGCGGGCGCGGCTGTTCGCCCTCCTGGCCCACGAGGAGGACGGCAATCCCGGCCTGTCCACGGCCCGGTTCCGCATTCCCGAGGCCGACCGCGCCGAGGAGGCCGTTGCCGGAACCCAGACCACCCAGGGCTTTTCGCGGCAGACCCAGGCCCAACCCGCGCGGATCACCCTCGCGGAGGATCCGGTCGAGACCTACCTCGCCGCCCGCCCGCCGGTTCAGGCGACCCCTCCGCCGCCCCGCACCGACTGGTTCCGCATCCTGAAGTGGGTCGCCCTGGTCTTCATCCTGCTCCAGCTCTTCTGGTGGCTTGCGCCGGCCTTGGCGCGGCTGAACCTCAAGGGCTGA